ATGTACCCCTGTGGCTCCAGGTCGACGGCGGCGTCAACGAGAGCACCATCGCGCGCTGCTCAGAGGCGGGCGCGGACTCGTTCGTGGCCGGCTCGGCCGTGTACGCCGCTGACGACCCCGCAGCCGCTGTGCGCGCGCTGCGTGCGAAGGCCGAGGACGCGAAGTTCGTCGTCGCCGAAGCGTCCTGAATCGCCTGTATCCACTTCACTCGGAAGGAACGATCACATGGGACGCGTACAGGGGAAGGTCGCCCTCATCACCGGCGCCGCTCGCGGACAGGGGCGTTCGCACGCTGTCCGGCTGGCACAGGAAGGGGCGCACATCATCGCTTCCGACATATGCGAGGAAGTCGGAAGTACGCACTACACGCTGGCGACGCGCAACGATCTCGACGAAACCCGGCGGCTCGTCGAGAACGAGGGCGGGAAGGTCCTCACCATCAGCGCCGATGTCCGTGTGCCGGAGCAGTTGGCGGCGGTTGTCGAGGCCGGCCTGACGGACTTCGGGCACATCGACATCGTGTGCGCCAATGCCGGAATCGGCTCGCTGGGACGGGCCTGGGAGCTCTCCGACAAGCAGTGGGGTGACATGCTCGACGTCAACCTGACGGGGGCGTGGAACACCGTGCGGGCCGTGATCCCACACATGATCGAAGCCGGCCGTGGCGGGTCAATCATCTTCACCAACTCGGTTGCCGGCACCCTCGGACGCCCCAACATGGCGCACTACGCGGCATCCAAGCACGGGCTCGTGGGTCTTATGCGGTCGCTCGCCAACGAGCTGGCGCCCTATTACATCAGGGTCAACAGCATCCACCCGGGCAACGTGGACACCGACATGGTGCAGAACGACACCGGGCGCAAGCTGCTGCTGCCTGACGTGGAGAAGCCGACCCGCGAGGAGTTCGCGGAGGCCGCCGCCGCGCTCAGCGTCATCCCGGTGCCATGGGTGGAATCCATCGACGTCAGCAACGCCGTGCTGTGGCTGGCTTCCGAGGAGGCCCGCTATGTCACGGGTGCGACCCTGCCGGTGGACGCTGGCGCCGCGATCAAAGCCTGAACCCGGCACCAGCGAGGAGTCAGCATTCTCATGGCGGAACGATTAAAACAGCTCAGCGAACAAGGCGTGTCGATCTGGCTGGACGATCTCAGCCGAGAGCGCCTCAGGTCCGGCAACCTCGACGCCGTCATCCGCGACAAGTCGGTGGTCGGCGTCACCACCAACCCTTCCATCTTCCAGCGGGCCATCGCCGGCGGCTCGGGATCCGCGTACGAGGCACAACTGCGGGATCTGGCCCTGCGCGGGGTCACCGCGGAGGAAGCGGTGCGTGTCCTGACGACCGCCGACGTACGTGCGGCGGCCGACATCCTGCGGCCGGTGTTCGAGCGCACGGGAGGGCATGACGGGCGCATCTCGTTGGAGGTGGATCCCCGGCTCGCCCACCGGACGGAGGGCACCGTCGCCGAAGCCCGGCAGCTGTGGTGGATGGTGGACCGACCCAACGTGCTCATCAAGATCCCCGCCACTCGGGCGGGTCTCTCGGCGATCACCCAGGCCATTGCCGAGGGCATCAGTGTGAACGTGACGTTGATCTTCTCGATCGAGCGGTACCGGGCAGTGGCGGACGCCTATCTCAGCGGGCTTGAAGCGGCTCTCGAAGCGGGCCTCGACCTGTCCGGCATCGAGTCGGTGGCCTCCTTCTTCGTCTCCCGGCTGGACACCGAGACCGACCGGCGCCTGGAGCAGGTGGGAACCGAGAAAGCCCTGGCATTGCGGGGCCAGACCGGACTCGCCAACTCCCGCCTGGCTCACGAGGCGTACGAGGAGATCACCAGCTCCCAGCGGTGGCGGGCGCTGCGGGCCGCCGGTGCGAATCCGCAGCGGCTGCTGTGGACCTCGACCAGTACGAAGAACCCCGCCTACCCGGACACCTGCTATGTCACCGGCCTGGTGACGGCGGGAACGGTCAACACCCTGCCGGAAGAGACTC
This Streptomyces decoyicus DNA region includes the following protein-coding sequences:
- a CDS encoding mycofactocin-coupled SDR family oxidoreductase, which gives rise to MGRVQGKVALITGAARGQGRSHAVRLAQEGAHIIASDICEEVGSTHYTLATRNDLDETRRLVENEGGKVLTISADVRVPEQLAAVVEAGLTDFGHIDIVCANAGIGSLGRAWELSDKQWGDMLDVNLTGAWNTVRAVIPHMIEAGRGGSIIFTNSVAGTLGRPNMAHYAASKHGLVGLMRSLANELAPYYIRVNSIHPGNVDTDMVQNDTGRKLLLPDVEKPTREEFAEAAAALSVIPVPWVESIDVSNAVLWLASEEARYVTGATLPVDAGAAIKA
- the tal gene encoding transaldolase: MAERLKQLSEQGVSIWLDDLSRERLRSGNLDAVIRDKSVVGVTTNPSIFQRAIAGGSGSAYEAQLRDLALRGVTAEEAVRVLTTADVRAAADILRPVFERTGGHDGRISLEVDPRLAHRTEGTVAEARQLWWMVDRPNVLIKIPATRAGLSAITQAIAEGISVNVTLIFSIERYRAVADAYLSGLEAALEAGLDLSGIESVASFFVSRLDTETDRRLEQVGTEKALALRGQTGLANSRLAHEAYEEITSSQRWRALRAAGANPQRLLWTSTSTKNPAYPDTCYVTGLVTAGTVNTLPEETLDAVADHADLLGDTIRGRYAQAAEVFAGVAGVGIDYDEVVELLEEEGVKAFENSWLALLESVESSLRRLSDGPAAR